A window of Drosophila subobscura isolate 14011-0131.10 chromosome E, UCBerk_Dsub_1.0, whole genome shotgun sequence contains these coding sequences:
- the LOC117891036 gene encoding peptidoglycan-recognition protein SC1a: MVSKVALLLAVLVCSQYMAQGVYVISKGEWGGRAPSWTVALGNYLGYAIIHHTAGSYCETRSACEAVLRSVQNYHMDALGWPDIGYNFLIGGDGNVYEGRGWNRMGAHAAEWNPYSIGISFLGNFNWDTLEPNMIAAAKNLLNDAVNRGQLSSGYILYGHRQVSATECPGTHIWNEIRGWSHWSG; the protein is encoded by the coding sequence ATGGTGTCCAAAGTCGCTCTTCTTCTCGCCGTGCTGGTGTGCAGCCAGTACATGGCCCAAGGCGTCTATGTCATCTCCAAGGGAGAGTGGGGCGGCCGTGCTCCCAGCTGGACCGTAGCCCTGGGCAACTACCTCGGCTACGCCATCATCCATCACACCGCCGGCTCCTACTGCGAGACCCGGTCCGCCTGCGAGGCTGTCCTGCGCAGCGTCCAGAACTACCACATGGACGCCCTGGGCTGGCCCGATATCGGCTACAACTTCCTCATTGGAGGGGACGGCAATGTGTACGAGGGTCGTGGCTGGAACCGCATGGGGGCCCATGCCGCCGAGTGGAATCCCTACAGCATTGGCATCAGCTTCCTGGGCAACTTCAACTGGGACACCCTGGAGCCGAACATGATCGCCGCTGCCAAGAACCTGCTCAACGACGCCGTCAACCGTGGCCAGCTCAGCTCTGGATACATCCTCTACGGACATCGCCAGGTCAGCGCCACCGAGTGCCCCGGCACCCACATCTGGAACGAGATCCGCGGCTGGTCCCACTGGTCCGGCTAG
- the LOC117892669 gene encoding LOW QUALITY PROTEIN: mitochondrial sodium/calcium exchanger protein-like (The sequence of the model RefSeq protein was modified relative to this genomic sequence to represent the inferred CDS: deleted 2 bases in 1 codon; substituted 1 base at 1 genomic stop codon): protein MHSENDDNETFYAMNYHQMSCFGIMDVDYEDRCMLTSKLAECDALSTMVHYFVLLYCDLSIQSKLAELCALFFILVVIFALMVTISIIVESHFSPMLKIISMKMGLSEYVAGSMLLAIGNSMPDALANMLPVRSEAPMYSISISNSLAIVLVAGGMVWYLKPFKMSPHSTLRDLLVLMLACETLTFVLLRHERLYARDGIYLICGYCVYVLVSISDLIVVRKTVKCEYSLCERVFGLVFLESVCFQRCVYRFRKQVSVQNLRNAMPRXGGCNTLSELEQDHQLSIHRHRGRRRSSSWRLSSESEIPHSARRFSYGFTTPRPKPTNPEVDFEATRTILHSDQNSRNLFLFADFWETVLPLDLERWTFSGCCRRFLMILKAPLELFCTIFLPIVDYERDKHGWSKLLNCIQIITCPAFMIILLECKCKYSNTSIPLDLSLTFALAIIVSKFTGWFIQMQFTYAMWSLCITVPLALFTFMHSRTDVPPTYHLLFLALNAAGSLLIMAIFAAELEFLCCIGGLILYLSEAFVAVTFRSLAGSISDMIVAVSLAMEGYEQMALGAILGAPIFNIMSGMGLAILFQETVRHGSTFFLFGKLGENCYIFFYLAIVSMLCWTLTFNFFARRSAGVFSFILYAVFIMYSAFVEWNVVHEFSKDSYIDPK from the exons ATGCACAGTGAAAATGACGATAATGAGACCTTCTATGCCATGAACTATCATCAG ATGAGCTGCTTTGGCATAATGGACGTCGACTATGAGGATCGATGCATGTTGACCAGCAAGCTGGCCGAGTGTGACGCTCTCTCGACCATGGTCCATTATTTCGTTCTTCTGTACTGTGACCTGAGCATACAAAGCAAGTTGGCGGAGCTGTGCGCTCTGTTCTTTATCCTCGTGGTGATATTTGCTCTGATGGTCACTATTAGCATTATCGTCGAGAGTCA TTTCAGTCCCATGCTGAAGATTATTTCGATGAAGATGGGCCTGAGTGAGTATGTGGCCGGCTCGATGCTGCTCGCCATTGGAAATTCCATGCCGGATGCACTGGCCAACATGTTGCCAGTGAGATCCGAGGCACCCATGTACTCCATTTCCATCAGCAATTCATTGGCCATCGTTCTGGTTGCCGGCGGAATGGTCTGGTATCTCAAACCCTTCAAGATGAGCCCCCACAGCACCCTGCGGGATCTCCTCGTTCTGATGCTGGCGTGTGAGACCCTGACTTTTGTATTGCTCAGGCACGAGCGCCTCTACGCCAGAGATGGTATCT ATCTGATCTGTGGATACTGCGTTTATGTGCTGGTAAGCATTTCCGATCTGATCGTTGTGCGCAAGACCGTCAAATGTGAGTATTCACTTTGCGAGAGAGTCTTTGGATTGGTTTTTCTTGAGTCTGTTTGCTTTCAGCGCTGCGTTTACAGATTTCGGAAGCAAGTCTCAGTCCAGAATCTGAGGAACGCAATGCCCAGATAGGGCGGATGC AACACACTTTCCGAATTGGAGCAGGATCATCAGCTAAGTATTCACCGACACAGGGGCAGACGGCGAAGCTCCTCCTGGAGACTTTCCAGCGAGAGCGAAATTCCGCACTCTGCCAGGAGGTTTTCCTATGGATTCACCACACCCAGGCCAAAGCCGACAAATCCCGAAGTGGATTTTGAGGCAACTCGCACGATACTGCATTCGGATCAGAATTCGAGGAACCTGTTTCTGTTCGCAGATTTCTGGGAGACCGTGTTGCCCCTAGATCTGGAGAGATGGACTTTTTCCGGATGCTGCAGGCGCTTTCTGATGATATTGAAAGCACCTTTGGAGCTCTTCTGTACGATATTTCTGCCCATTGTGGACTACGAGAGGGACAAGCACGGCTGGAGCAAGTTGCTCAACTGCATTCAGATAATCACTTGCCCCGCTTTCATGATCATCCTGTTGGAGTGTAAGTGCAAGTACTCCAATACCAGTATTCCACTTGACCTTAGCCTGACCTTTGCCTTAGCGATTATTGTGAGCAAGTTCACTGGCTGGttcattcaaatgcaattcacGTATGCCATGTGGAGTCTGTGCATCACAGTGCCCTtagctctctttacatttatgCATTCCCGAACCGATGTACCGCCCACGTACCATTTG CTATTTCTTGCTCTGAATGCAGCCGGTTCGCTGCTAATAATGGCGATCTTTGCAGCCGAGCTCGAGTTCCTGTGCTGCATTGGGGGACTGATCCTGTACCTATCCGAGGCCTTCGTGGCCGTCACCTTCCGATCGCTGGCCGGTTCTATCTCGGATATGATTGTGGCCGTATCCCTGGCCATGGAGGGCTACGAACAGATGGCCTTGGGCGCCATCCTAGGTGCTCCCATATTCA ATATAATGAGTGGCATGGGCCTGGCAATCCTGTTCCAGGAAACGGTCCGCCATGGCTCCACATTTTTCCTGTTTGGAAAGCTTGGCGAGAACTGTTACATCTTCTTCTATCTGGCCATCGTATCCATGTTGTGCTGGACCCTGACATTCAACTTCTTCGCTCGCCGCTCCGCTGGAGTattctcgtttattttataTGCAGTTTTCATCATGTATTCCGCCTTCGTTGAGTGGAACGTCGTCCATGAGTTCAGCAAAGATAGTTACATTGATCCGaaataa
- the LOC117889940 gene encoding peptidoglycan-recognition protein SC2: MANKALVLLAVFLFAQAALGVNIISKSQWGGRAPKSKTTLGSYLSYAVIHHTAGNYCTTQSACQTQLKNIQNYHMDSLGWADIGYNFLIGGDGNVYEGRGWNAVGAHATNWNSKSIGISFLGNYNTDKITSAQITAAKGLLADAVSRGQIVSGYTLYGHRQVSATECPGTNIWNEIRTWSNWKA; this comes from the coding sequence ATGGCAAACAAAGCTCTCGTCCTTCTGGCTGTGTTCCTCTTCGCCCAGGCCGCTCTGGGTGTGAACATCATCAGCAAGTCGCAGTGGGGAGGCCGCGCGCCGAAGAGCAAGACCACCCTGGGCTCGTACCTGAGCTACGCTGTGATCCACCACACAGCCGGCAACTACTGCACCACCCAGTCCGCTTGCCAAACTCAGCTGAAGAACATCCAGAACTACCACATGGACTCCCTCGGCTGGGCTGACATCGGCTACAACTTCCTGATCGGCGGTGATGGCAACGTATACGAGGGTCGCGGCTGGAACGCGGTGGGTGCTCATGCCACCAACTGGAACTCCAAGTCCATTGGCATCTCCTTCCTGGGTAACTACAACACCGACAAGATCACCTCCGCCCAGATTACCGCCGCCAAGGGTCTCCTCGCCGACGCCGTCTCTCGCGGACAGATCGTTTCCGGATACACTCTGTATGGCCACCGTCAGGTCAGCGCCACCGAGTGCCCCGGCACCAACATCTGGAACGAGATCCGCACCTGGTCCAACTGGAAGGCTTAA
- the LOC117891034 gene encoding mitochondrial sodium/calcium exchanger protein-like, translating into MAENLNKSDFSLAYEFSHYLSDMSCMTMMRLPYGKRCMMATEVKHCEQIMNIFNYFRMMYCSFNIHDKLTEICVVLLFILICLAFLELMSSSIRLFFTPALKIVSVWLHMNEYLTGVTLLSFGNAIPDIIGNLAPIRANAAIFSIVVGNALVIILLSGGMICFLKPFKLSGPSTTRDLLFLLLSVELARYIILYGGKVTIAKSVVMISIYMIYVSINIIDLLILRHGIRKLRRELHELLSRPPGAERDQEIAEKRHLIYLLKIHDEMIITDTSNFRRKLAERRRLIRGAGVNVSFFTTSKSVDHHERVDFTATGKMLHDERNPKNLYLFSDFLGSLNPIDMEEWQLAGWCWRSYLIIGSPLVFLLLLLIPYVDYEKEKHGWSKLLNCMQVIMAPFFYMVLVHSLIVDEYNGWYLILQFSHAKWSFLLTVPLAIAVFVHSRTDVPPFYHIIFVGLSFTISIVNIWVCTCEIEVLTSVVANVFHISSNFMAITFGSLTIAAADIIANATLALQGYEKMVFAAIIGGPLLNNIMSIGMSLWYNESVRQVGKASPLYGYHGENCYIFIMITIVGTLCWCLTFNFFIRRSAGIFLWLIFLLFFVYTAGMEWGFVHGFNDDLQRDPQ; encoded by the exons ATGGCTGAGAATTTAAACAAAAGTGACTTTAGCCTTGCCTACGAATTCAGTCACTATCTATCGGAT ATGAGCTGCATGACGATGATGCGACTGCCTTATGGCAAGCGTTGCATGATGGCCACCGAAGTGAAGCACTGCGAACAAATCATGAATATTTTCAACTACTTTCGCATGATGTACTGCTCGTTCAACATTCACGACAAACTCACCGAGATATGCGTGGTGCTTCTCTTCATTCTGATATGCCTCGCATTTCTGGAGCTGATGTCATCGAGCATTCGATTGTT CTTTACTCCTGCCTTGAAAATCGTCTCGGTGTGGCTGCACATGAATGAGTATCTGACGGGCGTGACCCTCTTGTCCTTTGGCAATGCAATACCCGACATTATCGGCAACCTGGCGCCCATCAGGGCCAATGCAGCGATATTCTCAATAGTCGTTGGCAATGCACTGGTCATCATACTCCTAAGCGGCGGCATGATCTGCTTCCTGAAGCCATTCAAGTTGAGCGGTCCCAGCACCACCAGGGacctgctgtttctgctgctttctgtgGAGCTGGCCCGATACATCATTTTATACGGCGGAAAGGTGACTATTGCCAAGAGTGTTG TGATGATTTCTATTTACATGATCTATGTGTCCATCAATATAATCGATCTCTTGATTCTGCGCCACGGCATTAGAA AACTTCGTAGGGAACTCCACGAACTGCTGTCTAGGCCACCTGGCGCAGAGCGGGACCAAGAGATTGCAGAAAAAAgacatttaatatatttactcAAAATTCACGACGAAATGATTATCACGGACACTTCCAACTTCCGCCGCAAGCTCGCGGAAAGACGTCGCTTGATAAGGGGTGCCGGGGTCAATGTCAGTTTCTTTACCACATCCAAGTCGGTGGATCATCACGAGCGTGTTGACTTTACGGCCACTGGAAAAATGCTACATGACGAACGCAATCCGAAGAACTTGTATCTTTTCAGCGACTTCCTTGGCTCCCTGAATCCCATCGATATGGAGGAATGGCAGCTGGCcggctggtgctggcgctCCTATCTGATCATTGGGTCTCCACTggtgttcctgctgctgctgctcattccCTATGTGGACTATGAGAAGGAGAAGCACGGCTGGAGCAAGTTGCTCAACTGCATGCAGGTCATTATGGCGCCGTTCTTCTACATGGTCCTTGTGCACT CACTGATTGTTGACGAATACAACGGCTGGTATCTCATCCTCCAATTTTCCCACGCAAAGTGGTCCTTCCTGCTGACAGTGCCGCTGGCCATAGCCGTCTTTGTTCACAGTCGCACCGATGTGCCGCCCTTCTATCATATC ATCTTTGTCGGTCTGAGCTTTACAATTTCGATTGTGAACATCTGGGTGTGCACCTGCGAAATCGAGGTGCTGACTTCTGTGGTGGCCAATGTCTTCCACATATCCTCAAACTTTATGGCCATCACCTTTGGCTCGTTGACGATTGCGGCCGCGGATATTATAGCAAACGCCACCCTCGCCCTCCAGGGCTACGAGAAGATGGTCTTTGCGGCCATAATCGGTGGACCACTACTCA ACAACATAATGAGCATCGGCATGTCCCTGTGGTATAATGAGAGTGTGAGACAAGTGGGAAAGGCGTCACCGCTGTATGGCTACCACGGAGAGAACTGCTACATATTCATTATGATCACCATTGTCGGCACATTGTGCTGGTGCTTAACCTTCAACTTCTTCATCCGTCGCTCCGCTGGCATTTTCCTCTGGCTCATCTTTCTACTCTTCTTCGTCTACACCGCTGGCATGGAGTGGGGCTTTGTGCATGGCTTCAATGATGACTTGCAAAGGGATCCCCAGTAG
- the LOC117891037 gene encoding LOW QUALITY PROTEIN: peptidoglycan-recognition protein SC1a-like (The sequence of the model RefSeq protein was modified relative to this genomic sequence to represent the inferred CDS: inserted 1 base in 1 codon) has translation MVSKVALLLAVLVCSQYMXQGVYVISKGEWGGRAPSWTVALGNYLGYAIIHHACEAVLRSVQNYHMDALGWPDIGYNFLIGGDGNVYEGRGWNRMGAHAAEWNPYSIGISFLGNFNWDTLEPNMIAAAKNLLNDAVNRGQLSSGYILYGHRQVSATECPGTHIWNEIRGWSHWSA, from the exons ATGGTGTCCAAAGTCGCTCTTCTTCTCGCCGTGCTGGTGTGCAGCCAGTACA CCCAAGGCGTCTATGTCATCTCCAAGGGAGAGTGGGGCGGCCGTGCTCCCAGCTGGACCGTAGCCCTGGGCAACTACCTCGGCTACGCCATCATCCATCACGCCTGCGAGGCTGTCCTGCGCAGCGTCCAAAACTACCACATGGACGCCCTGGGCTGGCCCGACATCGGCTACAACTTCCTCATTGGAGGGGACGGCAATGTGTACGAGGGTCGTGGCTGGAACCGCATGGGGGCCCATGCCGCCGAGTGGAATCCCTACAGCATTGGCATCAGCTTCCTGGGCAACTTCAACTGGGACACCCTGGAGCCGAACATGATCGCCGCTGCCAAGAACCTGCTCAACGACGCCGTCAACCGTGGCCAGCTCAGCTCTGGATACATCCTCTACGGACATCGCCAGGTCAGCGCCACCGAGTGCCCCGGCACCCACATCTGGAACGAGATCCGCGGCTGGTCCCACTGGTCCGCCTAG
- the LOC117891035 gene encoding mitochondrial sodium/calcium exchanger protein, whose product MVDHVDKLNWTFLDHEFYSYLKNMSCLTVMKLPYDRRCMMARQVLDCQTIINLFNYFKMMYCAFHISDKFTEISIMVLFCLLVIAFLLLMTLTIDVFFAPAMKIISMKLHMNEYLAGVTLLAFGNTCPDLIANLMPIRADAPIFTITVGNSLVIILLSGGMVCFLKPFKMNGPSTIRDLLFLLLSLVMLRSIIFSEGNVSVMESVVLVCIYLTYLIINILDLLLLRYTIKKLRREVDELKASPDGQREMAEKKRLLEQLERDDELNINNTKQLNRAQSETLEKGYFFTTPKQRTRPEVVNHIETRTILHDERNPKNLFLITEFFDSLNPIDREEWQLAGWCQRIIQIARSPLYFILILFVPVVDYEKDKHGWSKLLNCTQIITNPFIMITLVHSSASSLYYAWYIIPDLSISKWSPCVTVPLATFVLLHSRTDVPPVYHIMFIAFSFISSIVIIWVCASEMEVLTSIVGIVFNLSGNFMAITFGSVANAMADIIANSNLALQGYEKMAFAAIIGGPVFAIVVTMGTSFIFNEKVRTAGAAFWLYGEHGDNCYIFLMITILATLWWCMTFNFYARRSAGIFMWLMFVIFIIYCIGVEWDVVHEFSKDQYFNPK is encoded by the exons ATGGTTGATCACGTTGATAAATTGAACTGGACATTCCTGGACCATGAGTTCTATTCGTATCTGAAGAAC ATGAGCTGCTTGACGGTGATGAAGCTGCCATACGATCGACGTTGCATGATGGCCAGGCAGGTGCTGGACTGTCAGACGATCATCAATCTGTTCAACTACTTCAAGATGATGTACTGCGCCTTCCACATATCCGATAAGTTTACGGAGATTTCGATCATGGTGCtcttctgcctgctggtgattgcctttctgctgctcatgACTCTCACCATTGATGTGTT CTTCGCTCCCGCCATGAAGATCATTTCGATGAAGCTGCACATGAACGAGTACCTGGCGGGCGTTACACTCCTGGCATTTGGCAATACTTGCCCCGATTTGATAGCCAACCTTATGCCCATTCGAGCCGATGCACCCATATTCACGATAACAGTGGGAAATTCCCTCGTCATCATACTCCTAAGTGGCGGCATGGTCTGCTTCCTGAAGCCCTTCAAGATGAACGGTCCCAGCACCATCCGAGATcttctgttcctgctgctcagCCTGGTGATGCTCCGCTCGATAATATTCAGTGAGGGAAACGTGTCCGTAATGGAGTCTGTTG TTTTGGTTTGCATTTATCTCACCTATTTGATAATCAATATACTggatctcctgctgctgcgctacaCCATAAAAA AGCTTCGAAGGGAAGTTGATGAATTGAAAGCTTCCCCTGATGGCCAACGCGAGATGGCTGAGAAGAAGCGTTTGCTGGAGCAACTGGAACGGGATGACGAATTGAATATCAACAACACCAAGCAACTCAATCGAGCTCAGTCTGAAACACTCGAGAAGGGCTACTTCTTCACCACACCAAAGCAGCGAACTCGTCCCGAAGTCGTGAACCACATAGAGACCCGAACAATTCTCCACGATGAGCGAAATCCGAAGAACCTTTTCCTCATCACGGAATTTTTCGACTCCCTGAATCCCATTGACAGGGAGGAatggcagctggctggctggtgtcAGCGCATTATCCAGATCGCCCGAAGTCCACTCTACTTTATCCTCATTCTATTTGTGCCCGTTGTGGACTACGAGAAGGACAAGCACGGCTGGAGCAAGCTGCTCAACTGTACGCAAATCATCACAAATCCCTTCATCATGATCACCCTGGTGCATT CGTCGGCCAGCAGTTTGTACTACGCCTGGTACATAATACCCGATTTGAGCATCTCAAAGTGGTCCCCCTGCGTGACAGTGCCTCTGGCCACATTTGTCCTCCTTCACAGTCGCACAGATGTGCCGCCGGTCTATCATATC ATGTTTATCGCATTCAGTTTCATCAGCTCCATCGTTATCATCTGGGTGTGTGCCAGCGAAATGGAGGTGCTGACTTCCATTGTGGGCATTGTCTTTAATCTATCGGGCAACTTTATGGCCATCACCTTTGGCTCGGTGGCCAATGCAATGGCGGACATTATAGCCAACTCCAACCTGGCCCTTCAGGGCTACGAGAAAATGGCCTTTGCCGCTATTATAGGTGGTCCAGTCTTTG CCATTGTTGTTACCATGGGCACTTCGTTTATCTTCAATGAAAAAGTTCGCACGGCTGGTGCTGCTTTCTGGCTGTACGGCGAGCACGGTGATAATTGCTACATATTCCTCATGATCACCATCCTTGCCACATTGTGGTGGTGCATGACCTTCAATTTCTACGCCCGACGCTCCGCGGGCATCTTCATGTGGCTCATGTTTGTGATATTCATCATCTATTGCATCGGTGTGGAGTGGGACGTTGTGCACGAGTTCTCCAAGGATCAGTACTTCAATCCAAAGTAG